A single region of the Candidatus Protochlamydia amoebophila UWE25 genome encodes:
- the dnaK gene encoding molecular chaperone DnaK, whose translation MSQSQTKKGRIIGIDLGTTNSCVAVMEGGAPKVIASAEGTRTTPSVVAYKGNERLVGIPAKRQAVTNPENTITSSKRFIGRKYQEVLSEIKTVPYKVTNNNNGDAVFEIQGKIVTPEEIAAQILIKMKETAEAYLGEKITEAVITVPAYFNDSQRQSTKDAGRIAGLDVKRIIPEPTAAALAYGLDKENADKKIAVFDLGGGTFDISVLEIGDGVFEVLSTSGDTHLGGDDFDNAILNWMLETFKQEQGIDLRNDKMALQRLRDAAEKAKIELSGVQQTEINQPFITMDASGPKHLTMTLTRSKLESLTHDLIERTREPCLKALKDSGLNKDDISEVILVGGMSRMPAVQEVVKSIFGKEGHKGVNPDEVVAVGAAIQGGVLTGVVKDVLLLDVTPLTLGIETLGGVMTPLVERNTTIPTQKKQIFSTAADNQPAVTIRVLQGERKMANDNKEIGRFDLADIPPSPRGTPQIEVAFDIDADGILHVSAKDLSSGKEQKIRIEAQSGLQEEEIKRMVRDAEEHAEEDKKRKEEVEIRNEADSLAFRAQKALDEYKDKVPQQIADDISNKIEAVKKALETTDIARIRSAKDELERQMQQIGEVMSKAAGQSETQSTGPGSYQESSNQSSQHQTNNNKPDDIEEAEVEILDDKKP comes from the coding sequence ATGAGCCAAAGTCAAACAAAAAAAGGGCGTATAATTGGAATTGACTTAGGAACCACTAATTCTTGTGTTGCTGTGATGGAAGGTGGAGCTCCTAAAGTAATCGCTTCAGCTGAAGGTACACGTACAACTCCTTCTGTTGTTGCTTATAAAGGAAATGAGCGTTTAGTCGGGATTCCCGCTAAAAGACAAGCAGTAACAAATCCAGAGAATACCATTACTTCTTCCAAACGTTTTATTGGACGAAAATATCAGGAAGTTCTCAGTGAAATAAAAACTGTACCCTATAAGGTAACCAACAATAACAACGGTGATGCTGTTTTTGAAATTCAAGGAAAAATTGTTACACCAGAAGAAATTGCCGCTCAGATTTTAATTAAAATGAAAGAAACTGCTGAAGCTTATTTAGGTGAAAAAATAACCGAGGCCGTTATTACAGTCCCAGCCTATTTCAACGATTCGCAGCGTCAATCTACCAAAGATGCTGGCCGTATTGCGGGTTTAGATGTCAAACGAATCATCCCTGAACCGACTGCTGCTGCTTTAGCTTATGGTTTAGATAAAGAAAATGCAGATAAAAAAATTGCTGTTTTTGACTTAGGAGGTGGAACATTTGATATTTCTGTCTTGGAAATCGGAGATGGGGTATTTGAAGTTCTTTCCACAAGTGGTGACACCCATCTAGGGGGAGATGATTTCGACAATGCTATTTTAAATTGGATGTTAGAAACATTTAAACAAGAACAGGGCATTGATTTAAGAAATGACAAAATGGCTTTACAACGGCTAAGAGACGCTGCTGAAAAAGCTAAGATCGAACTTTCGGGTGTTCAACAGACAGAAATTAACCAACCATTTATTACAATGGATGCTTCAGGACCAAAACACTTAACCATGACTTTGACACGTTCTAAGCTAGAAAGCTTAACGCATGACCTTATTGAACGTACACGAGAACCTTGCTTAAAAGCTTTAAAAGATTCTGGTCTTAATAAAGATGATATCAGTGAAGTGATTCTAGTCGGTGGAATGAGCCGTATGCCTGCTGTCCAAGAAGTTGTAAAAAGTATTTTTGGAAAAGAAGGTCATAAAGGAGTAAATCCTGATGAGGTTGTTGCCGTCGGAGCCGCTATCCAAGGTGGAGTATTAACAGGTGTCGTCAAAGATGTTTTATTATTAGATGTTACTCCATTGACACTAGGAATTGAGACATTAGGCGGAGTGATGACTCCTTTAGTTGAACGTAATACAACGATTCCTACTCAGAAAAAACAAATTTTCTCTACCGCAGCAGATAACCAACCAGCTGTTACCATTCGCGTCCTTCAAGGGGAACGCAAAATGGCTAATGACAACAAAGAAATTGGACGTTTTGATTTAGCAGACATTCCTCCTTCTCCGCGAGGAACCCCACAAATTGAAGTTGCCTTTGACATCGATGCTGACGGTATTTTGCACGTTTCTGCAAAAGATCTTTCTAGCGGCAAAGAGCAAAAAATTCGTATTGAAGCTCAATCAGGACTTCAAGAGGAAGAAATTAAACGGATGGTCAGAGATGCAGAGGAACATGCTGAGGAAGACAAAAAACGTAAAGAAGAAGTTGAAATTAGAAATGAGGCTGACTCTTTAGCCTTCAGAGCCCAAAAAGCTTTGGATGAATATAAAGACAAAGTTCCTCAACAAATTGCCGATGATATTTCTAACAAAATAGAAGCTGTTAAAAAAGCTCTTGAAACCACAGATATTGCTCGTATTCGCTCAGCTAAAGATGAGCTTGAACGTCAAATGCAGCAAATCGGTGAAGTGATGTCTAAAGCAGCTGGTCAAAGCGAAACGCAATCTACTGGCCCCGGATCTTACCAAGAAAGTTCAAACCAAAGTTCACAACATCAGACAAACAATAATAAACCTGATGATATTGAAGAAGCTGAAGTTGAAATTTTGGATGATAAAAAACCATAA
- a CDS encoding NAD-glutamate dehydrogenase domain-containing protein has product MEKLDQALSEPSDLIQAIQQESQKFQEYYLWLEMAMPSLFFEEVSRDNVMLITHSLMGFDLQDYFSIINLKSASIVLCLETPDADLRILNHYTSYGIKNYQVYTSNISFPHIKARLRIAIIDFMSAGEGSDSLFPDSSKEILKQLVKKENAEISDLDFETLLIKISTPFLHSLPIERLSIALNVLFKAQFQDNCQYEVRYEDNWQKKDSGSMHLILAWRNTPKHNFLYHVAQVIYRHGLSMRRVNATYMDPHEKQSVLVMALSLHGSNGEPVWNVADIPDFLREIATVKYFDPSDRISERLVNSHIISGNMGNLLKAMVNFIHQTLVHLDANLYTVENIEEAFYRHPELTIQICEAFKLKFAPNHCDYDLFLETRKKFLNDVSQLDTGQENNDMRRKNILLQAMSFIYYTLKTNFYRLNYTALSFRLNPAYLNDVPFDRQKKFPELPYAIFYIRGMHFFGFHIRFKDLSRGGLRTVYPEQLEQMIAERNNIFTECYNLAWTQHKKNKDIPEGGAKGIIFLKPFDQIDSDSQILKRELEWSNIEPQEIENKIQIFRQEQKIEYLYQSQRAFIESLITIVNCDPDGKIRAKNIIDYWKRAEYIYLGPDENMHDSMIEWIANFSRKYHYKPDRAFISSKPTFGINHKEYGVTSLGLNVYMHEILKYMGIHPDKDLFTVKMSGGPDGDVAGNQLLNLYRHYPHTAKVIALTDGTGTIRDDQGLDLSIIKELFYQGKGICYYPPERLSSGSFLVNKGHRRYPSAYIQETLCWRKVNNEVIEDWLSGSDTNHLLRYNLHKTKTDIFIPAGGRPRTLNETNSHEFLDENGRPTSRAIIEGANLYLTPSARRFLEEKGVLIIKDSSANKAGVICSSFEVLCGLTLSEEQFLEHKEALVAQILERLKICALNEADLLIKTHQKTGEYLTSISDQISSKINQYTYEILDYLDSLSLPHSSQDPMIRGFLNYCLPTLIELFSDELLDQIPEHHKKAIIACHLSAYMVYKRGLTWSPSIIDILPLVLAGTSLAK; this is encoded by the coding sequence ATGGAAAAACTTGACCAGGCTCTCTCAGAACCCAGCGATTTGATCCAAGCTATTCAACAAGAAAGTCAGAAATTTCAAGAGTATTATCTTTGGTTGGAAATGGCTATGCCTTCCTTGTTTTTTGAGGAAGTTTCTCGGGATAATGTCATGTTGATCACCCATAGTTTGATGGGTTTCGATTTACAAGATTACTTCTCTATTATTAATCTTAAAAGCGCTTCTATTGTTCTTTGTTTAGAGACTCCCGACGCAGATTTACGCATTTTAAATCACTATACGTCTTATGGGATTAAAAATTATCAAGTTTATACTTCCAACATTTCCTTTCCTCACATAAAAGCTCGCTTAAGGATTGCAATAATTGATTTCATGAGTGCTGGGGAAGGCTCTGACTCCCTCTTCCCTGATAGTTCCAAAGAAATTTTAAAACAGTTAGTTAAAAAAGAAAATGCAGAAATTAGCGATCTTGACTTTGAAACACTACTTATTAAAATAAGTACTCCATTTCTACACTCTTTACCTATAGAAAGACTTTCAATTGCTTTAAATGTCCTTTTCAAGGCGCAATTTCAAGATAATTGTCAATACGAAGTTCGCTATGAAGATAATTGGCAAAAAAAAGATAGCGGATCCATGCATCTTATTTTAGCTTGGAGAAACACCCCAAAACATAATTTTCTTTATCACGTTGCACAAGTTATTTACCGCCATGGCTTAAGTATGAGAAGAGTCAATGCAACATATATGGATCCTCATGAAAAACAGAGTGTTCTTGTCATGGCACTTAGTTTACATGGAAGCAATGGAGAGCCAGTTTGGAATGTCGCCGATATTCCTGATTTTTTAAGAGAAATTGCAACTGTCAAGTATTTTGATCCTTCAGATCGCATTAGCGAACGATTAGTTAATTCCCATATTATTTCAGGAAATATGGGCAATTTATTAAAAGCGATGGTTAACTTCATACATCAAACACTCGTTCATTTAGATGCTAATCTTTATACTGTAGAAAATATTGAAGAAGCTTTCTATCGACATCCTGAATTGACAATTCAAATTTGTGAGGCCTTTAAACTTAAGTTTGCCCCCAATCATTGTGATTACGATTTATTTTTAGAAACCCGGAAAAAATTCTTGAATGATGTTTCTCAACTAGACACGGGACAAGAAAATAATGACATGCGACGGAAAAATATTTTGCTCCAAGCAATGAGTTTCATTTATTACACTTTAAAAACCAATTTTTATCGCTTAAATTATACTGCATTGAGTTTCCGTCTGAATCCTGCTTATCTGAATGATGTTCCCTTTGATAGACAAAAAAAATTCCCTGAACTTCCATATGCCATCTTTTACATTCGAGGGATGCATTTTTTTGGTTTTCATATTCGATTTAAAGATTTATCTCGGGGAGGATTACGTACAGTTTATCCTGAACAATTAGAGCAAATGATTGCTGAACGAAATAATATTTTCACAGAATGTTACAATTTAGCTTGGACGCAACATAAAAAGAACAAAGACATTCCAGAAGGAGGGGCAAAAGGAATTATATTCTTAAAACCTTTTGACCAAATTGATTCTGACTCTCAAATTCTTAAACGGGAACTTGAATGGTCTAACATAGAACCTCAAGAAATAGAAAATAAAATTCAAATATTTCGCCAAGAACAAAAAATTGAATATCTTTATCAATCCCAAAGAGCTTTTATCGAAAGCCTTATTACAATCGTTAACTGTGACCCTGATGGAAAAATTCGTGCTAAAAATATTATCGACTACTGGAAACGAGCTGAATACATTTATTTAGGACCTGATGAAAACATGCACGATTCGATGATCGAATGGATTGCTAACTTTAGTCGAAAATATCACTACAAGCCAGATAGAGCCTTTATATCTAGTAAACCTACATTTGGAATTAATCATAAAGAATATGGAGTGACTTCCTTAGGATTAAATGTCTACATGCATGAAATCTTAAAATATATGGGTATTCATCCTGATAAAGACTTATTCACAGTAAAAATGTCTGGGGGACCTGATGGAGACGTTGCTGGTAATCAGCTTCTCAACCTTTATCGCCATTATCCACACACAGCTAAAGTTATTGCTTTGACAGACGGAACAGGAACTATTCGAGATGATCAAGGTTTAGATTTGAGCATTATTAAAGAGCTTTTTTACCAAGGTAAAGGTATTTGTTATTACCCCCCTGAAAGACTTTCTTCCGGGAGTTTTTTGGTAAATAAAGGCCATAGAAGATATCCTTCAGCTTATATTCAAGAAACTTTGTGTTGGAGAAAAGTGAATAACGAAGTGATTGAAGACTGGTTATCTGGCAGCGATACAAACCACTTATTAAGGTATAATCTTCATAAAACCAAAACCGATATTTTTATTCCCGCTGGAGGGCGGCCTCGAACTTTAAATGAAACTAACAGCCATGAATTTTTAGATGAAAATGGTAGGCCTACATCTCGTGCAATTATTGAAGGAGCTAATTTATATTTGACTCCTTCAGCCCGCCGTTTTCTAGAAGAAAAAGGTGTTTTAATCATCAAAGATAGCTCTGCCAATAAAGCAGGCGTTATTTGTTCTTCATTTGAAGTTTTATGTGGGCTAACGCTAAGTGAAGAGCAATTTTTAGAGCATAAAGAAGCCTTAGTTGCACAAATTTTAGAAAGACTCAAAATTTGTGCTTTAAATGAAGCAGATCTTCTTATAAAAACTCATCAAAAAACAGGAGAATATCTCACTTCTATTTCCGACCAGATTTCTTCAAAAATTAATCAATATACTTATGAAATTCTCGATTATTTAGACTCTTTGTCTCTTCCTCATTCTTCTCAAGATCCCATGATTAGGGGATTTTTAAATTACTGTTTGCCAACTTTAATTGAACTTTTTTCAGATGAACTTTTGGATCAAATACCTGAGCATCACAAGAAGGCCATCATTGCCTGCCATCTTTCTGCCTATATGGTTTATAAAAGAGGACTTACTTGGTCTCCCTCTATCATTGATATTCTTCCACTTGTTCTTGCTGGAACTTCCCTTGCTAAATAA
- a CDS encoding leucine-rich repeat domain-containing protein — protein sequence MHISSFELNSSHLVYTTLPPYYPLQDINDQLENENTSLDNSLPNLEETNAPTIPAPTLLPSSDEIQISFQEGTSLTISHSQLALLREKSHYFKNLWSGQFQETLQHPLDLTQKDFTLLLNCLMDANFKVPLEEISSSIQLADYYELTGVVKSLEEQLIDGYKSQKFETFNSTEESLIGLKELLNFAHRCQLNRLKNYLEFIVVSTLLNQTSQLAEFERIINHLSNEIEALNFSNNTYLTDAHFSALKDCKNLKVLHLVSCQAITDDRLAHLTPLTALQHLNLSKCRKLTDTGLVHLTPLTALQHLDLSYCKNLTDAGLAHLTPLKALQHLNLRGFGKLTDAGLVHLTPLTALQYLDLSWCKNLTDAGLAHLTPLTGLQHLNLSGWYHLTDAGLARLIFLTALQHLDLSDCENLTSAGLERLTSLTALQHLGLSYCMNLTDAGLIHLTPLTALQHLNLSGCFHLTDAGLVHLTPLTALQHLNLGGCENLTDAGLAYLTPLTALQHLNLSRCKHLTEAGLTHLASLTALQHLNLSYCDNLTDAGLERFKALAASLNLKIIR from the coding sequence TTGCATATTTCTAGTTTTGAGCTTAATTCTAGTCATCTTGTCTATACAACGCTTCCACCTTACTATCCCCTTCAAGACATTAACGATCAACTTGAGAATGAAAATACTTCCTTAGATAATTCTTTGCCTAATCTAGAAGAAACTAATGCACCAACGATTCCAGCTCCCACTCTTTTACCTTCATCTGATGAAATTCAAATAAGCTTTCAAGAGGGAACTTCTCTAACTATTTCTCACTCTCAGCTAGCTTTATTAAGGGAAAAATCACACTACTTTAAGAATCTGTGGTCGGGGCAATTTCAAGAAACCCTGCAACACCCTCTCGATTTAACACAAAAAGATTTTACGCTTTTACTCAATTGCCTGATGGACGCTAACTTTAAAGTTCCCTTAGAAGAGATCTCTTCTTCTATTCAACTCGCCGATTATTATGAACTAACAGGAGTGGTAAAAAGTTTAGAAGAGCAACTGATTGATGGATACAAATCACAGAAATTTGAAACTTTTAACTCAACTGAAGAAAGTTTAATCGGATTAAAAGAGCTTTTAAATTTTGCGCATCGCTGTCAATTAAATAGATTGAAAAACTATTTAGAATTTATTGTTGTGAGCACCTTATTAAACCAGACCAGTCAGTTAGCGGAGTTTGAAAGAATTATAAATCACCTCTCAAATGAGATAGAAGCACTCAATTTTTCAAACAATACTTATTTAACAGATGCTCATTTCTCAGCTTTAAAAGATTGTAAAAATTTAAAAGTGCTTCATTTAGTGTCATGCCAGGCTATTACGGACGATAGATTAGCGCATTTAACACCCTTAACGGCTTTGCAGCATCTAAATCTAAGTAAGTGCAGGAAACTCACCGATACAGGCTTGGTTCATTTAACACCCTTAACGGCTTTGCAGCATCTAGATTTAAGCTACTGTAAAAATCTCACCGATGCAGGATTAGCGCATTTAACACCCTTGAAGGCTTTGCAGCATCTAAATTTACGTGGCTTTGGAAAACTTACCGATGCAGGTTTGGTTCATTTAACACCCTTAACGGCTTTGCAGTATTTAGATCTAAGTTGGTGCAAGAATCTCACCGATGCAGGATTAGCCCATTTGACACCTTTAACTGGTTTGCAGCATCTAAATCTGAGTGGGTGGTATCATCTCACCGATGCAGGATTAGCCCGTTTAATATTTTTAACAGCTTTGCAGCATTTAGATTTAAGCGATTGTGAGAATCTCACTAGTGCAGGATTAGAACGTTTGACATCCTTAACCGCTTTGCAACATCTAGGTCTAAGCTACTGTATGAATCTCACCGATGCAGGCTTGATTCATTTAACACCTTTAACTGCTTTGCAGCATCTAAATCTGAGTGGGTGCTTTCATCTCACCGATGCAGGATTAGTCCATTTGACACCCTTAACGGCTTTGCAGCATCTTAATCTAGGTGGGTGTGAGAATCTCACCGATGCAGGATTAGCCTATTTGACACCCTTAACGGCTTTGCAGCATCTAAATCTAAGTAGGTGCAAGCATCTCACCGAGGCAGGATTAACCCATTTGGCATCTTTAACAGCTTTGCAGCATCTAAATCTAAGCTATTGCGATAATCTCACCGATGCAGGATTAGAACGTTTTAAAGCTTTAGCAGCTTCACTCAATTTAAAAATTATTAGATAG
- a CDS encoding C40 family peptidase, translated as MYEMNINYPVANLYRLPNEHVEVISQAIYGWKVKIIKKDDKFYLVETVDGYQGWINPIQMIESNTISSFPLIKITSNAAHIYKSPHVNREKPFLTLPFEVELPLLETLEEEEGRWLQIQLMNGEKGWIQKGDITLDLFSTNLEKVVDGSQQFLNLPYTWGGVSSFGYDCSGFIQMIFRQVKIILPRDASQQITFPLFQFIDWNNKERGDVIFFGSNDDSIKHVGLYLGNDQLIHASVKPKPTLQISSLEEPSLKNRFGYRTVRRLKI; from the coding sequence ATGTATGAGATGAACATTAATTATCCAGTTGCAAATTTATATCGATTACCAAATGAACACGTCGAGGTAATTTCGCAAGCCATTTATGGTTGGAAAGTTAAGATTATCAAGAAAGATGACAAATTTTATTTAGTCGAAACGGTCGATGGTTACCAAGGATGGATCAATCCAATACAGATGATTGAGAGCAATACGATATCTTCTTTTCCGCTTATTAAAATTACATCGAATGCAGCACATATTTATAAGTCTCCTCATGTAAATCGAGAAAAGCCTTTTTTAACCCTTCCTTTTGAAGTAGAATTACCTCTACTAGAAACACTTGAAGAAGAAGAAGGAAGATGGTTACAAATCCAACTCATGAATGGGGAAAAAGGATGGATTCAAAAAGGTGATATCACACTGGACCTTTTTTCAACTAATTTAGAAAAAGTGGTAGATGGTAGCCAGCAGTTTTTAAACTTGCCTTACACGTGGGGGGGAGTTTCGAGTTTTGGTTATGATTGCTCAGGTTTTATTCAAATGATATTTAGACAGGTGAAAATCATTCTTCCTCGAGATGCCTCTCAACAAATTACCTTTCCCCTTTTTCAGTTTATCGATTGGAATAATAAAGAAAGGGGAGATGTGATTTTTTTTGGTTCTAATGATGACTCCATTAAACATGTGGGACTTTATTTAGGGAATGATCAATTGATTCATGCTTCTGTAAAACCCAAACCGACTTTGCAAATTTCTTCTTTAGAAGAGCCTTCCCTCAAAAATCGTTTTGGTTATCGTACTGTTCGTAGGCTTAAGATTTAA
- the grpE gene encoding nucleotide exchange factor GrpE, with protein MVDKDEEQIKQNVEEDLSSTVEQTGEENIEFPSAPNHPKQVLVTDEELKALKKEATEYKDKYLRLLADSENARKRLQKERQEISRYALENMVVDFLKPLDNLENALKFAQGMSDEVKNWAFGFQMILTQFKDVLASNGITALESQGTFFDPHLHEAIEMVETDSYAPGIIVEENVRGYKMGDRMIRPARVKVAKAISAIDPQDKSELNENN; from the coding sequence ATGGTTGACAAAGACGAAGAGCAAATAAAACAAAACGTAGAGGAAGATTTATCTTCGACAGTAGAACAAACAGGGGAAGAAAATATAGAATTCCCATCTGCCCCTAATCATCCCAAACAAGTTCTTGTTACAGATGAAGAATTAAAAGCTTTAAAAAAAGAAGCGACAGAATACAAAGATAAGTATTTACGACTTTTGGCCGATTCTGAAAATGCACGGAAACGATTACAAAAAGAGCGGCAGGAAATTAGTCGTTATGCCTTGGAAAATATGGTGGTTGATTTTTTAAAACCTTTAGACAATTTAGAAAATGCGTTAAAATTTGCGCAGGGCATGTCTGATGAAGTTAAAAATTGGGCTTTTGGGTTTCAAATGATTTTAACTCAATTTAAAGATGTTTTAGCAAGTAATGGTATTACAGCTTTAGAATCACAAGGAACTTTCTTTGACCCTCATTTACACGAGGCTATTGAAATGGTTGAAACGGATTCATATGCTCCTGGCATTATCGTAGAAGAAAATGTTCGCGGATATAAAATGGGGGATCGAATGATTCGCCCTGCACGTGTCAAAGTTGCAAAAGCAATCTCTGCAATTGATCCGCAAGATAAATCAGAGCTTAATGAAAACAATTAA
- the hrcA gene encoding heat-inducible transcriptional repressor HrcA: protein MKIIKPTPIKRVGKHDRERRVLLGLVDYYIQTGKPVGSNTLKEAGFEDLSSATIRNYFAQLEEEGYLLQSHSSGGRIPTDLAYRIYAHAYLNTNEPYPKQNPFEAFKSFESKEIAIFLQEAAEKLSWETNCAVFLSAPRFDHDFIANLKLVPLDAYRCLCIIMTDFGVIKTEVMHLPVKLSSFGIKRIENYFHCRLTNLGEPENLEPEEETVAQTFYNELMLRYIVGYSNFIDVDLYRTGFSRLLFYSDFQDTNLLASSLSLFENAHSMRLLLKECKALNHLRFWIGDDLSSFANSSPRCSVLTIPYYINYKPVGAVGLLGPTRLPYRALFSLLKLFSDCISETVTKNVYKFKIDYRQPEQSLYLKKEESLLIGQSRFLIEDKRP from the coding sequence TTGAAAATCATCAAACCAACACCGATTAAACGCGTGGGTAAACACGATCGAGAAAGACGGGTTTTATTAGGCTTAGTCGATTACTATATTCAAACTGGAAAACCCGTTGGATCCAACACTTTAAAAGAAGCTGGATTTGAAGATTTGAGCTCTGCAACCATTCGTAATTATTTTGCCCAACTTGAAGAAGAAGGATATTTATTACAATCACACTCTTCTGGTGGCCGCATTCCTACGGATTTAGCCTATCGAATTTATGCTCATGCTTATCTCAATACCAATGAACCTTATCCTAAGCAAAATCCTTTTGAAGCTTTTAAAAGTTTTGAATCAAAGGAAATCGCTATCTTTTTGCAAGAAGCTGCAGAAAAACTTAGCTGGGAAACTAATTGTGCTGTTTTCCTTTCTGCCCCTCGGTTTGATCACGATTTTATCGCTAACCTCAAGCTAGTTCCATTAGATGCCTATCGGTGCCTTTGCATTATTATGACGGATTTTGGAGTTATTAAAACTGAAGTCATGCATTTGCCAGTTAAACTCTCTTCTTTTGGAATCAAACGCATTGAGAATTATTTTCATTGCCGCTTAACGAATTTAGGAGAACCTGAAAATTTAGAGCCTGAGGAAGAAACTGTTGCTCAAACTTTTTATAATGAATTAATGCTTAGATATATCGTTGGTTATTCAAATTTTATTGATGTGGATCTTTACCGAACTGGCTTTTCTCGCCTGCTCTTTTACTCAGATTTTCAGGATACCAACTTACTTGCAAGCAGCCTATCTTTATTCGAGAATGCACATAGCATGCGCCTTCTTTTAAAAGAATGCAAAGCCTTAAATCATTTAAGATTTTGGATTGGGGATGATCTGTCCTCTTTTGCAAATTCGAGCCCTAGATGTAGTGTTTTAACTATCCCTTATTATATCAATTACAAGCCAGTCGGCGCAGTAGGCTTATTAGGCCCAACAAGACTGCCTTATCGAGCATTGTTCAGTTTATTAAAGCTATTTTCTGATTGTATTAGCGAAACTGTTACAAAAAATGTTTACAAATTCAAAATTGACTACAGGCAACCTGAGCAAAGCTTATATTTGAAAAAAGAAGAAAGTTTACTGATTGGTCAATCACGTTTCCTCATCGAAGATAAGCGACCATGA